A window of Malania oleifera isolate guangnan ecotype guangnan chromosome 5, ASM2987363v1, whole genome shotgun sequence contains these coding sequences:
- the LOC131156702 gene encoding protein COP1 SUPPRESSOR 2, which produces MMRAKNFRKRTSIQEDDHYAGKSQSDDEEDRRLVLEEVKLLQKQRERKSGIPAIPAMQIAAGVIPKLNDNKNDGDGDKEELVLQDTFAQETAVMVEDPNMLKYVEQELAKKRGKKIDARDQVENDLKRAEDELYVIPEHLKVKRRNSEESSTQWTTGIAEVQLPIEYKLKNIEETEAAKKLLQDKRLMGRTKTELSIPSSYSADYFQRGKDYAEKLRKEHPELYKDRVAQDNGGGSRQTDNSTDAAGRRQAATDEFMLERFRKRERHRVMRR; this is translated from the exons ATGATGAGGGCAAAGAATTTCAGGAAAAGAACAAGCATTCAAGAAGATGATCATTATGCTGGAAAGAGCCAGTCCGATGATGAAGAAGATAGGAG ATTGGTGCTGGAGGAGGTGAAATTGTTGCAGAAGCAGAGGGAGAGAAAATCAGGGATTCCTGCAATCCCTGCAATGCAAATTGCGGCAGGTGTGATTCCCAAACTCAACGACAACAAGAACGATGGTGATGGTGACAAGGAGGAGTTGGTTCTACAGGACACCTTTGCTCAGGAGACTGCTGTCATGGTTGAAGATCCCAATAT GCTGAAGTATGTTGAACAAGAATTAGCGAAGAAAAGAGGCAAGAAGATTGATGCTAGAGATCAAGTTGAGAATGATTTAAAGCGTGCAGAGGACGAATTATATGTAATTCCAGAGCATCTTAAA GTGAAGAGGCGAAACTCAGAAGAAAGCTCTACTCAGTGGACTACTGGAATTGCAGAAGTTCAGCTTCCCATCGA ATACAAACTTAAAAACATTGAGGAAACAGAAGCTGCCAAAAAGCTTCTACAGGACAAAAGGCTTATGGGCCGGACTAAAACAGAATTGAGCATCCCTTCAAGTTACAGTGCAGATTACTTCCAACGTGGCAAGGATTATGCAGAAAAGCTTAGGAAAG AGCATCCTGAGCTGTACAAAGATAGGGTTGCTCAGGATAATGGTGGGGGTTCTAGACAGACTGATAATAGCACAGATGCAGCGGGAAGAAGGCAAGCTGCAACAGACGAGTTCATGCTAGAGCGTTTCCGCAAACGAGAGCGCCACCGTGTGATGAGAAGATGA